The DNA sequence ATCCGGCAGGGGTGCATCCGTGCGCCCCGACCGCCCATGACAAAGGCGGCCTCCTTGCGGGGGCCGCCTTTTCGCTGTGAGGCCGACGTTCAGCCCAGACGGTAGTTCGGGCTTTCGCGCGTGATCTGCACGTCGTGGACGTGGCTTTCCTTCAGCCCTGCCCCGGTGATACGGACGAACTGGCAGTTGGTGCGCATCTCGGCGACAGTGGCACAGCCGGTATAGCCCATCGCGGCGCGCAGGCCGCCGACCAGCTGGTGCACCACGGCGTTGGCCGTCCCCTTGTACGGCACCTGCCCCTCGATCCCCTCGGGGACCAGCTTGTCGCTGGCCGCGTCCTTTTGGAAATAGCGGTCGGCCGATCCGCGCGCCATCGCGCCCAGCGAGCCCATCCCGCGATAGGACTTGAAGCTGCGGCCCTGGTACAGGATCACCTCCCCGGGGCTTTCGTCGGTGCCGGCGATGGCGCTGCCGACCATGGCACAGCTGGCGCCCGCGGCGATGGCCTTGGCGAAATCGCCGCTGAACTTGATCCCGCCGTCAGCGATGATCGGGATGTCGCCCGCACCGGCCACGGCATCCATGATCGCGGTCAGCTGCGGCACTCCCACGCCCGCCACGATCCGCGTGGTGCAGATCGAGCCCGGCCCGATGCCGACCTTGACCGCATCCGCGCCTGCGCCGATCAGCGCGCGCGTAGCCTCGGTCGTGGCGACGTTGCCGGCAACCACCTGCACGCCCTCGCGGAACGCCTTGACCCGTTCGACTGCGCGCGCGACGCCTGCGGAATGGCCGTGGGCCGTGTCGATCACGACCATGTCCACGCCGGCCTCGATCAGCGCGCAGCTGCGCTCGAAGCCTTCGTCGCCCACGGTGGAGGCTGCCGCCACGCGCAGGCGGCCCAGGTCGTCCTTGCAGGCCTGCGGGTTCAGCACGGCCTTTTCGGTATCCTTCAGCGTCAGAAGGCCGGTCAGCTTGCCCGACCCGTCGGTGACCAGCAGCTTTTCGATCCGGCGCGCCTTCATCAGGCTGATCGCCTCGGCCCGGTCGGCCGGTTCGCGCAGGATGGCCAGGTTGTCCGACGACATCATCGCCCGCACCGGGGTGCGCATGTCGCTGGCGAACCGCATGTCGCGGTTGGTCACGATCCCCAGCACGCGTCCGTCCGCATCGACGACCGGAAAGCCGGTGACGTTGTATCGGTCCTGCAGCGCCTTGGCATCGGCCAGGGTCTGGTCCGGCGTCAGGGTGATCGGGTTGTAGACGAT is a window from the Paracoccus marcusii genome containing:
- the guaB gene encoding IMP dehydrogenase; this translates as MQIREALTFDDVLLVPAASTVLPSTADVTTHVTRSIRMNIPLLSSAMDTVTESRMAIAMAQAGGMGVIHRNLTTEQQADEVRRVKRFESGIVYNPITLTPDQTLADAKALQDRYNVTGFPVVDADGRVLGIVTNRDMRFASDMRTPVRAMMSSDNLAILREPADRAEAISLMKARRIEKLLVTDGSGKLTGLLTLKDTEKAVLNPQACKDDLGRLRVAAASTVGDEGFERSCALIEAGVDMVVIDTAHGHSAGVARAVERVKAFREGVQVVAGNVATTEATRALIGAGADAVKVGIGPGSICTTRIVAGVGVPQLTAIMDAVAGAGDIPIIADGGIKFSGDFAKAIAAGASCAMVGSAIAGTDESPGEVILYQGRSFKSYRGMGSLGAMARGSADRYFQKDAASDKLVPEGIEGQVPYKGTANAVVHQLVGGLRAAMGYTGCATVAEMRTNCQFVRITGAGLKESHVHDVQITRESPNYRLG